One genomic segment of Helianthus annuus cultivar XRQ/B chromosome 14, HanXRQr2.0-SUNRISE, whole genome shotgun sequence includes these proteins:
- the LOC110878584 gene encoding uncharacterized GPI-anchored protein At1g61900 isoform X1, with protein sequence MDSVKATTLLEGSLCFHIFLFTILLSISLNVIAEKLPPTSQSVSLPSSGIFQPIEISPSVLPNYPYLGKVLPPMYPYFPKTYKPVLTGRCPFNFSSISNIMEKTASDCSVLLASFVGNVICCPQFASSLHIFQGHFSKNSDSLVLQNATTADDCFSDIVEVLASKGANSSIPNMCSYKSLNLTGGSCPVKDISTFEKTVNTSKLLDACSVIDPLKECCRSVCQPAIMEAAFQISSAQTIVDKSMNTGLSNHVDVLNDCKGVVYSWLSRKLPSDAADTSFRILSACKVNKVCPLEMKEPVEVIKACKNVSAQSASCCSSLNSYIAGVQRQMLITNKQAIMCASLLGSKLRKGGVLTDVYELCDVDLKDFSLQVAYGDEGCLLRSLPADVGYDNSSGFSFTCDLSDNIAAPWPSSSSMASFSLCAPEMSLPALPTSDTVYPGCNGLFLDLFIIVLVLFIVPLNDLL encoded by the exons ATGGATTCCGTAAAGGCCACAACACTTCTCGAAG GTTCATTGTGTTTTCACATCTTTCTATTCACAATCTTACTATCTATTTCCTTAAATGTAATTGCCGAGAAGCTTCCCCCCACGTCTCAATCAGTTAGTCTTCCTAGTTCCGGAATCTTCCAGCCTATAGAAATATCGCCTTCAGTTTTACCAAATTACCCCTATCTCGGGAAGGTATTACCACCAATGTACCCTTACTTTCCGAAAACATACAAACCGGTATTAACGGGAAGATGCCCGTTTAATTTCTCTTCTATTTCAAACATCATGGAAAAAACAGCATCAGACTGTTCTGTACTTTTAGCATCATTCGTAGGAAACGTAATATGTTGCCCGCAATTCGCGAGTTCACTTCACATATTTCAGGGACATTTCAGTAAAAATTCCGATAGTTTAGTTCTTCAAAACGCTACCACTGCTGACGATTGTTTCTCGGACATTGTCGAAGTTTTAGCCAGCAAAGGTGCAAACAGCTCGATCCCGAACATGTGCTCTTATAAATCATTGAATTTAACTGGTGGTTCGTGTCCTGTGAAGGATATAAGCACGTTTGAGAAAACGGTGAACACGAGTAAGTTATTGGACGCGTGTAGCGTAATCGACCCGCTTAAAGAGTGCTGCAGATCGGTTTGCCAACCGGCAATTATGGAAGCTGCGTTTCAAATTTCTTCAGCGCAAACAATAGTTGATAAAAGTATGAACACGGGTTTATCTAATCACGTTGATGTGTTGAATGACTGCAAAGGGGTTGTGTATTCATGGCTTTCGAGAAAACTTCCATCAGATGCTGCAGATACTTCCTTCAGAATATTATCTGCTTGTAAAGTTAACAAAG TTTGCCCATTGGAAATGAAGGAGCCGGTTGAAGTGATAAAAGCTTGTAAGAATGTGTCTGCTCAAAGTGCTTCGTGTTGTAGTTCATTGAATTCATACATTGCGGGAGTACAAAGGCAAATGTTGATCACAAATAAACAAGCAATAATGTGTGCATCATTGTTGGGGTCAAAGTTACGGAAAGGCGGAGTACTAACCGACGTTTATGAACTTTGTGATGTTGACCTGAAGGATTTTAGCCTCCAAG TAGCTTATGGAGATGAAG GGTGTCTGCTTAGAAGTTTGCCTGCAGATGTGGGGTATGATAATTCAAGTGGTTTCAGTTTCACATGTGATTTAAGTGACAATATTGCTGCTCCATGGCCTTCATCGTCATCTATGGCATCCTTTTCTCTTTGTGCTCCCG AGATGTCATTGCCTGCACTACCCACATCAGATACGGTATACCCAG GCTGCAATGGGTTGTTTTTGGATCTCTTTATAATCGTACTTGTGCTTTTTATAGTTCCTTTGAACGATTTGTTGTAA
- the LOC110878584 gene encoding uncharacterized GPI-anchored protein At1g61900 isoform X2, whose translation MDSVKATTLLEGSLCFHIFLFTILLSISLNVIAEKLPPTSQSVSLPSSGIFQPIEISPSVLPNYPYLGKVLPPMYPYFPKTYKPVLTGRCPFNFSSISNIMEKTASDCSVLLASFVGNVICCPQFASSLHIFQGHFSKNSDSLVLQNATTADDCFSDIVEVLASKGANSSIPNMCSYKSLNLTGGSCPVKDISTFEKTVNTSKLLDACSVIDPLKECCRSVCQPAIMEAAFQISSAQTIVDKSMNTGLSNHVDVLNDCKGVVYSWLSRKLPSDAADTSFRILSACKVNKVCPLEMKEPVEVIKACKNVSAQSASCCSSLNSYIAGVQRQMLITNKQAIMCASLLGSKLRKGGVLTDVYELCDVDLKDFSLQAYGDEGCLLRSLPADVGYDNSSGFSFTCDLSDNIAAPWPSSSSMASFSLCAPEMSLPALPTSDTVYPGCNGLFLDLFIIVLVLFIVPLNDLL comes from the exons ATGGATTCCGTAAAGGCCACAACACTTCTCGAAG GTTCATTGTGTTTTCACATCTTTCTATTCACAATCTTACTATCTATTTCCTTAAATGTAATTGCCGAGAAGCTTCCCCCCACGTCTCAATCAGTTAGTCTTCCTAGTTCCGGAATCTTCCAGCCTATAGAAATATCGCCTTCAGTTTTACCAAATTACCCCTATCTCGGGAAGGTATTACCACCAATGTACCCTTACTTTCCGAAAACATACAAACCGGTATTAACGGGAAGATGCCCGTTTAATTTCTCTTCTATTTCAAACATCATGGAAAAAACAGCATCAGACTGTTCTGTACTTTTAGCATCATTCGTAGGAAACGTAATATGTTGCCCGCAATTCGCGAGTTCACTTCACATATTTCAGGGACATTTCAGTAAAAATTCCGATAGTTTAGTTCTTCAAAACGCTACCACTGCTGACGATTGTTTCTCGGACATTGTCGAAGTTTTAGCCAGCAAAGGTGCAAACAGCTCGATCCCGAACATGTGCTCTTATAAATCATTGAATTTAACTGGTGGTTCGTGTCCTGTGAAGGATATAAGCACGTTTGAGAAAACGGTGAACACGAGTAAGTTATTGGACGCGTGTAGCGTAATCGACCCGCTTAAAGAGTGCTGCAGATCGGTTTGCCAACCGGCAATTATGGAAGCTGCGTTTCAAATTTCTTCAGCGCAAACAATAGTTGATAAAAGTATGAACACGGGTTTATCTAATCACGTTGATGTGTTGAATGACTGCAAAGGGGTTGTGTATTCATGGCTTTCGAGAAAACTTCCATCAGATGCTGCAGATACTTCCTTCAGAATATTATCTGCTTGTAAAGTTAACAAAG TTTGCCCATTGGAAATGAAGGAGCCGGTTGAAGTGATAAAAGCTTGTAAGAATGTGTCTGCTCAAAGTGCTTCGTGTTGTAGTTCATTGAATTCATACATTGCGGGAGTACAAAGGCAAATGTTGATCACAAATAAACAAGCAATAATGTGTGCATCATTGTTGGGGTCAAAGTTACGGAAAGGCGGAGTACTAACCGACGTTTATGAACTTTGTGATGTTGACCTGAAGGATTTTAGCCTCCAAG CTTATGGAGATGAAG GGTGTCTGCTTAGAAGTTTGCCTGCAGATGTGGGGTATGATAATTCAAGTGGTTTCAGTTTCACATGTGATTTAAGTGACAATATTGCTGCTCCATGGCCTTCATCGTCATCTATGGCATCCTTTTCTCTTTGTGCTCCCG AGATGTCATTGCCTGCACTACCCACATCAGATACGGTATACCCAG GCTGCAATGGGTTGTTTTTGGATCTCTTTATAATCGTACTTGTGCTTTTTATAGTTCCTTTGAACGATTTGTTGTAA